The following coding sequences lie in one Apium graveolens cultivar Ventura chromosome 1, ASM990537v1, whole genome shotgun sequence genomic window:
- the LOC141664338 gene encoding amidase 1-like isoform X4: MYGSSRDRWRNTENMAAAVSQCGAFIEKFVLKSPSSSSSSSSSQELPLNGLTFAVKDVFDVEGYVTGFGNPDWARTHSAATSTAPAITALLRAGATCVGKTVLDEMAYGFGRVSGENKHYGTPTNPSAPDRVPGGSSSGSAVAVGAGIVDFSLGTDTGGSVRIPASYCGIFGFRPSHGVIETTGVIPMAQSFDTIGWFARDPVLLNQVGRILLQIPQTDPLRLSRIIIAEDCFNHVSLPSDRTTGVLANSVKKLFGGDVIRKTRLGDYVVQNVPSLKHFRYKVIGNQDYDTESLVSLSYSMRLLVRYQLKNNHGEWVRTVKPDFDLRMSERVQGALTTTEKDIEHCHSVKTEFRDALSALLGVSIPLGNHDGLPVSVSLVAKLGSDGFLLNFVESLDETIKEQIEMAEQLISS; encoded by the exons ATGTATGGTAGTAGTAGAGATAGGTGGAGGAACACAGAGAATATGGCAGCAGCAGTGTCACAGTGTGGAGCATTCATAGAGAAATTCGTATTGAAGTCTCCGTCGTCgtcgtcatcatcatcatctagtCAAGAACTTCCTTTAAATGGTCTCACCTTTGCTGTCAAAGATGT ATTTGATGTGGAAGGATATGTTACTGGGTTTGGCAATCCAGATTGGGCTCGCACTCATTCAGCTGCTACATCAACTGCTCCAGCTATAACGGCTCTACTGAGAGCAGGAGCAACATGTGTTGGCAAGACGGTGCTGGATGAAATGGCATACGG CTTTGGCAGAGTTAGTGGAGAAAACAAACATTATGGAACACCCACCAATCCATCTGCACCAGATCGGGTACCTGGAGGATCTTCTAGTGGATCTGCTGTTGCAGTTGGAGCAGGAATTGTTGACTTTTCTTTAG GTACTGACACTGGAGGAAGTGTAAGAATTCCTGCATCTTATTGTGGGATTTTTGGATTTCGGCCCTCTCATGGAGTAATTGAAACTACTGGTGTTATTCCTATGGCACAGAGTTTTGACACTATTG GATGGTTTGCTAGGGATCCTGTGTTATTGAATCAGGTCGGACGTATACTGTTGCAAATTCCCCAAACTGATCCTCTAAGACTATCTCGTATTATCATTGCTGAAGATTGTTTTAATCATGTTAGTCTTCCAAGTGATCGCACAACTGGAGTTCTTGCCAACTCAGTAAAAAAGTTATTTGGAG GCGATGTTATAAGAAAGACTAGACTTGGTGACTATGTAGTGCAGAATGTACCAAGCTTAAAGCATTTCCGGTATAAAGTCATTGGAAATCAAGATTATGATACAGAATCTTTGGTATCTCTTTCGTACTCGATGCGTTTGCTTGTAAG GTATCAGCTGAAGAATAATCATGGTGAATGGGTCAGAACTGTTAAACCTGATTTTGATCTAAGAATGTCTGAACGTGTACAGGGAGCCCTTACAACAACAGAGAAAGATATTGAACATTGCCACTCTGTTAAGACCGAGTTCCGTGATGCTCTCAGTGCACTTTTAGGG GTTAGCATACCTCTAGGAAATCATGATGGTCTTCCTGTTTCAGTTTCCTTGGTAGCAAAACTTGGTTCTGATGGATTTTTACTAAATTTTGTTGAGTCCCTTGACGAAACCATTAAAGAGCAGATTGAAATGGCTGAGCAATTAATCAGCAGCTAA
- the LOC141664338 gene encoding amidase 1-like isoform X3, with product MYGSSRDRWRNTENMAAAVSQCGAFIEKFVLKSPSSSSSSSSSQELPLNGLTFAVKDVFDVEGYVTGFGNPDWARTHSAATSTAPAITALLRAGATCVGKTVLDEMAYGFGRVSGENKHYGTPTNPSAPDRVPGGSSSGSAVAVGAGIVDFSLGTDTGGSVRIPASYCGIFGFRPSHGVIETTGVIPMAQSFDTIGWFARDPVLLNQVGRILLQIPQTDPLRLSRIIIAEDCFNHVSLPSDRTTGVLANSVKKLFGGDVIRKTRLGDYVVQNVPSLKHFRYKVIGNQDYDTESLVSLSYSMRLLGALTTTEKDIEHCHSVKTEFRDALSALLGDCEILAIPTVPGPPPKLQSEALVSSKSFRNRSYFSFLSVAALSGFCQVSIPLGNHDGLPVSVSLVAKLGSDGFLLNFVESLDETIKEQIEMAEQLISS from the exons ATGTATGGTAGTAGTAGAGATAGGTGGAGGAACACAGAGAATATGGCAGCAGCAGTGTCACAGTGTGGAGCATTCATAGAGAAATTCGTATTGAAGTCTCCGTCGTCgtcgtcatcatcatcatctagtCAAGAACTTCCTTTAAATGGTCTCACCTTTGCTGTCAAAGATGT ATTTGATGTGGAAGGATATGTTACTGGGTTTGGCAATCCAGATTGGGCTCGCACTCATTCAGCTGCTACATCAACTGCTCCAGCTATAACGGCTCTACTGAGAGCAGGAGCAACATGTGTTGGCAAGACGGTGCTGGATGAAATGGCATACGG CTTTGGCAGAGTTAGTGGAGAAAACAAACATTATGGAACACCCACCAATCCATCTGCACCAGATCGGGTACCTGGAGGATCTTCTAGTGGATCTGCTGTTGCAGTTGGAGCAGGAATTGTTGACTTTTCTTTAG GTACTGACACTGGAGGAAGTGTAAGAATTCCTGCATCTTATTGTGGGATTTTTGGATTTCGGCCCTCTCATGGAGTAATTGAAACTACTGGTGTTATTCCTATGGCACAGAGTTTTGACACTATTG GATGGTTTGCTAGGGATCCTGTGTTATTGAATCAGGTCGGACGTATACTGTTGCAAATTCCCCAAACTGATCCTCTAAGACTATCTCGTATTATCATTGCTGAAGATTGTTTTAATCATGTTAGTCTTCCAAGTGATCGCACAACTGGAGTTCTTGCCAACTCAGTAAAAAAGTTATTTGGAG GCGATGTTATAAGAAAGACTAGACTTGGTGACTATGTAGTGCAGAATGTACCAAGCTTAAAGCATTTCCGGTATAAAGTCATTGGAAATCAAGATTATGATACAGAATCTTTGGTATCTCTTTCGTACTCGATGCGTTTGCTT GGAGCCCTTACAACAACAGAGAAAGATATTGAACATTGCCACTCTGTTAAGACCGAGTTCCGTGATGCTCTCAGTGCACTTTTAGGG GACTGTGAAATCCTTGCTATTCCTACGGTTCCTGGACCTCCCCCGAAATTACAATCGGAAGCACTAGTTTCATCAAAATCATTTCGTAACAGGAGTTATTTTAGCTTTCTATCTGTAGCAGCATTATCTGGATTTTGCCAG GTTAGCATACCTCTAGGAAATCATGATGGTCTTCCTGTTTCAGTTTCCTTGGTAGCAAAACTTGGTTCTGATGGATTTTTACTAAATTTTGTTGAGTCCCTTGACGAAACCATTAAAGAGCAGATTGAAATGGCTGAGCAATTAATCAGCAGCTAA
- the LOC141664338 gene encoding amidase 1-like isoform X1: MYGSSRDRWRNTENMAAAVSQCGAFIEKFVLKSPSSSSSSSSSQELPLNGLTFAVKDVFDVEGYVTGFGNPDWARTHSAATSTAPAITALLRAGATCVGKTVLDEMAYGFGRVSGENKHYGTPTNPSAPDRVPGGSSSGSAVAVGAGIVDFSLGTDTGGSVRIPASYCGIFGFRPSHGVIETTGVIPMAQSFDTIGWFARDPVLLNQVGRILLQIPQTDPLRLSRIIIAEDCFNHVSLPSDRTTGVLANSVKKLFGGDVIRKTRLGDYVVQNVPSLKHFRYKVIGNQDYDTESLVSLSYSMRLLVRYQLKNNHGEWVRTVKPDFDLRMSERVQGALTTTEKDIEHCHSVKTEFRDALSALLGDCEILAIPTVPGPPPKLQSEALVSSKSFRNRSYFSFLSVAALSGFCQVSIPLGNHDGLPVSVSLVAKLGSDGFLLNFVESLDETIKEQIEMAEQLISS, encoded by the exons ATGTATGGTAGTAGTAGAGATAGGTGGAGGAACACAGAGAATATGGCAGCAGCAGTGTCACAGTGTGGAGCATTCATAGAGAAATTCGTATTGAAGTCTCCGTCGTCgtcgtcatcatcatcatctagtCAAGAACTTCCTTTAAATGGTCTCACCTTTGCTGTCAAAGATGT ATTTGATGTGGAAGGATATGTTACTGGGTTTGGCAATCCAGATTGGGCTCGCACTCATTCAGCTGCTACATCAACTGCTCCAGCTATAACGGCTCTACTGAGAGCAGGAGCAACATGTGTTGGCAAGACGGTGCTGGATGAAATGGCATACGG CTTTGGCAGAGTTAGTGGAGAAAACAAACATTATGGAACACCCACCAATCCATCTGCACCAGATCGGGTACCTGGAGGATCTTCTAGTGGATCTGCTGTTGCAGTTGGAGCAGGAATTGTTGACTTTTCTTTAG GTACTGACACTGGAGGAAGTGTAAGAATTCCTGCATCTTATTGTGGGATTTTTGGATTTCGGCCCTCTCATGGAGTAATTGAAACTACTGGTGTTATTCCTATGGCACAGAGTTTTGACACTATTG GATGGTTTGCTAGGGATCCTGTGTTATTGAATCAGGTCGGACGTATACTGTTGCAAATTCCCCAAACTGATCCTCTAAGACTATCTCGTATTATCATTGCTGAAGATTGTTTTAATCATGTTAGTCTTCCAAGTGATCGCACAACTGGAGTTCTTGCCAACTCAGTAAAAAAGTTATTTGGAG GCGATGTTATAAGAAAGACTAGACTTGGTGACTATGTAGTGCAGAATGTACCAAGCTTAAAGCATTTCCGGTATAAAGTCATTGGAAATCAAGATTATGATACAGAATCTTTGGTATCTCTTTCGTACTCGATGCGTTTGCTTGTAAG GTATCAGCTGAAGAATAATCATGGTGAATGGGTCAGAACTGTTAAACCTGATTTTGATCTAAGAATGTCTGAACGTGTACAGGGAGCCCTTACAACAACAGAGAAAGATATTGAACATTGCCACTCTGTTAAGACCGAGTTCCGTGATGCTCTCAGTGCACTTTTAGGG GACTGTGAAATCCTTGCTATTCCTACGGTTCCTGGACCTCCCCCGAAATTACAATCGGAAGCACTAGTTTCATCAAAATCATTTCGTAACAGGAGTTATTTTAGCTTTCTATCTGTAGCAGCATTATCTGGATTTTGCCAG GTTAGCATACCTCTAGGAAATCATGATGGTCTTCCTGTTTCAGTTTCCTTGGTAGCAAAACTTGGTTCTGATGGATTTTTACTAAATTTTGTTGAGTCCCTTGACGAAACCATTAAAGAGCAGATTGAAATGGCTGAGCAATTAATCAGCAGCTAA
- the LOC141664338 gene encoding amidase 1-like isoform X2 yields MYGSSRDRWRNTENMAAAVSQCGAFIEKFVLKSPSSSSSSSSSQELPLNGLTFAVKDVFDVEGYVTGFGNPDWARTHSAATSTAPAITALLRAGATCVGKTVLDEMAYGVSGENKHYGTPTNPSAPDRVPGGSSSGSAVAVGAGIVDFSLGTDTGGSVRIPASYCGIFGFRPSHGVIETTGVIPMAQSFDTIGWFARDPVLLNQVGRILLQIPQTDPLRLSRIIIAEDCFNHVSLPSDRTTGVLANSVKKLFGGDVIRKTRLGDYVVQNVPSLKHFRYKVIGNQDYDTESLVSLSYSMRLLVRYQLKNNHGEWVRTVKPDFDLRMSERVQGALTTTEKDIEHCHSVKTEFRDALSALLGDCEILAIPTVPGPPPKLQSEALVSSKSFRNRSYFSFLSVAALSGFCQVSIPLGNHDGLPVSVSLVAKLGSDGFLLNFVESLDETIKEQIEMAEQLISS; encoded by the exons ATGTATGGTAGTAGTAGAGATAGGTGGAGGAACACAGAGAATATGGCAGCAGCAGTGTCACAGTGTGGAGCATTCATAGAGAAATTCGTATTGAAGTCTCCGTCGTCgtcgtcatcatcatcatctagtCAAGAACTTCCTTTAAATGGTCTCACCTTTGCTGTCAAAGATGT ATTTGATGTGGAAGGATATGTTACTGGGTTTGGCAATCCAGATTGGGCTCGCACTCATTCAGCTGCTACATCAACTGCTCCAGCTATAACGGCTCTACTGAGAGCAGGAGCAACATGTGTTGGCAAGACGGTGCTGGATGAAATGGCATACGG AGTTAGTGGAGAAAACAAACATTATGGAACACCCACCAATCCATCTGCACCAGATCGGGTACCTGGAGGATCTTCTAGTGGATCTGCTGTTGCAGTTGGAGCAGGAATTGTTGACTTTTCTTTAG GTACTGACACTGGAGGAAGTGTAAGAATTCCTGCATCTTATTGTGGGATTTTTGGATTTCGGCCCTCTCATGGAGTAATTGAAACTACTGGTGTTATTCCTATGGCACAGAGTTTTGACACTATTG GATGGTTTGCTAGGGATCCTGTGTTATTGAATCAGGTCGGACGTATACTGTTGCAAATTCCCCAAACTGATCCTCTAAGACTATCTCGTATTATCATTGCTGAAGATTGTTTTAATCATGTTAGTCTTCCAAGTGATCGCACAACTGGAGTTCTTGCCAACTCAGTAAAAAAGTTATTTGGAG GCGATGTTATAAGAAAGACTAGACTTGGTGACTATGTAGTGCAGAATGTACCAAGCTTAAAGCATTTCCGGTATAAAGTCATTGGAAATCAAGATTATGATACAGAATCTTTGGTATCTCTTTCGTACTCGATGCGTTTGCTTGTAAG GTATCAGCTGAAGAATAATCATGGTGAATGGGTCAGAACTGTTAAACCTGATTTTGATCTAAGAATGTCTGAACGTGTACAGGGAGCCCTTACAACAACAGAGAAAGATATTGAACATTGCCACTCTGTTAAGACCGAGTTCCGTGATGCTCTCAGTGCACTTTTAGGG GACTGTGAAATCCTTGCTATTCCTACGGTTCCTGGACCTCCCCCGAAATTACAATCGGAAGCACTAGTTTCATCAAAATCATTTCGTAACAGGAGTTATTTTAGCTTTCTATCTGTAGCAGCATTATCTGGATTTTGCCAG GTTAGCATACCTCTAGGAAATCATGATGGTCTTCCTGTTTCAGTTTCCTTGGTAGCAAAACTTGGTTCTGATGGATTTTTACTAAATTTTGTTGAGTCCCTTGACGAAACCATTAAAGAGCAGATTGAAATGGCTGAGCAATTAATCAGCAGCTAA